From [Flavobacterium] thermophilum:
TTTTCGTCACCGGCCCGATGCAGGCAATGGTGACGCCTTCAAGAAGAGTCGGCGCGTTGCTGCCGAGAAGACGGACAAGACTATGGACGGCCGAAGGGCTCATCAACGTGATCACATCGATTTTCCGCTCGCATAGCAGCGCCAACAGCCGCTCACGTCCGCTTGCATCAGGCACCGTGCGGTACACCGTCAGCTCATCGACCAACGCCCCCGCTTCCCTTAGCGCTTCAGGCAACGTCGGGCGGGCCAAATCCCCTTTGACAAACAACACCCGGTCTCTATGGCGGAGGCGGGGCGCAAGGGCGGCTGCCAGCTGTTCGGCAGTGAAATCGTCCGGCATGAGCGCAGGCGAAAAGCCGAACTCAGCAAGCGCCGCCGCCGTCTTCCGACCGACAACAGCGATGTCCGGCACGGGCGCCGGCGAAGCGATATGCGGGCAAAAGAAGCGAACCGCATTGGCACTTGTAAAAATAAGCCAACGGTAACAATCGAGCCGTTCGGCTGCAGCGGCGATGTCTTCCGGCGCGGCGGCCGGCCTGATGGCAATGAACGGAATCTCCACCGGCACAGCGCCGGCAGCGCGCAGCTTGGCGGAAAACGGCGCTGCCTGCTCCTGCCCGCGGGTCACGAGCACGGTTTTGCCGGCAAGCGGGCTCTCAGGCATTATGGTCCAACCCCTTTTTCACTCGCTCGATGAGCGCCTTCGCCCCTTGCTCGCTCAACATGGCGGCCGCCTGCCGGCCGACCGCCTCCGGATCAACGCCGGCCACGATTTCTTTGTACATTTCGTTGCCATCCGGCGAGGCAACAAGCGCGGTGAGACGCACCGTTTCCCCTTGCACTTCCGCATAGCCGGCAATCGGCACTTGGCAGCCGCCTTCCATTTGCTGCAAAAAGGCGCGCTCCGCCCGCACCGCCCGTTCGGTTCGCTCATCGTTCAGGCGGTGTAACCATTCGCGCAGCTCCTCATCGTCTTCACGGCATTCCACAGCGAGCGCCCCTTGGCCGACCGCCGGGACGCAAATGTCCGGCGACAAGTAGTCGCTGATCACCTCATCGCTCCAGCCCATGCGCGCCAGGCCGGCGGCCGCCAGCACGATCGCGTCGTAATCTTCGTTCTCCAGCTTCGCCAGCCTCGTATCAATATTACCGCGAACCCACTTGACCGTCAAATCCGGACGATAGGCAAGCAGCTGCGCCGAACGGCGCAGACTGCTCGTGCCGACGACCGCTCCCGGGGGCAAGTCAGACAGCGTCCGCTTTCCCTTGCTCACGAGCACGTCGCGCGCATCTTCGCGGCGCGGCACCGAGCCGATCACCAATCCGTCCGGCAGCACCGCCGGCATGTCTTTCATGCTGTGAACCGCCATATCGATGCCGCCGGTGAGCAGTTCATGCTCGATCTCTTTCACAAACAGCCCTTTTCCGCCCACTTTGGAAAGCGTGATATCAAGGACGCGGTCCCCTTTTGTGACGATTTCTTTCACCTCAAACGTAAACGGCGCCCCGAGACGCTTCAATTCGGCGATGACCCAGTTTGTCTGGGTCAAGGCGAGCTTGCTGCGCCGCGAGCCAACGACAATGTTCCGCATTTCGTTCCTCCCCAGTTACGCATACCAAAAATGAAATTTTGACAAACTGCCAAACAAGAAAAAGTTGACAAGCAAAAATAAAAACGAGCCGATGTTCCATAACGCGATCGCCTTTCCTTGCATCTGCCGGACGACCCGTTTGTAAAAGTAGATGCCATAAACAAGAAGAACGACAAACGATCCGAGCACTTTCGCGTCATACCAATGGAAGTGGTCAATTTGGATGTACGCCCAGATGACGCCGAGAATCAGCCCTAGTAACAACATAGGCAAACCGAGCAAATTTAAAACATACGACAAAAAATCGAGCTTCGCCAAATCGGCCATCCGCCATAGGCGCGCCCCCCATTTTTTTCTTTTCAGCAAACTGTATTGCAACATGTACAGCACCGAAAAAATAAAGGACAACGAAAACGCGGCGTATGCTCCGAGCGCGAGCGTAATATGGATGATCAAGAGCTCCGAGACGAGCCGTTCGGCGATGGCCGGCGACTGCGACGACGGCACGAACGTGTGAATGGCCAAAATAAAAAAGGCAAGAACATTCGTGAAAAAAACGATAAAATCAACGCGCAGCAGCCGATTGATCACGAGCGACAGCGTGATGAGCAGCCAAGCGTAAAAATAAAGCCCTTCCGACATCGTCAAAATCGGAAAGCGCTTCGTTTCGATGATACGAAAGGCGAACACCAGCGTTTGCAGCAGCCAGACAACAGAAAGCAACCAGAAGGCGGTTTCGTTCGCCTTCCGGTTTTGCTGCAAAAAATCAATGAAGTATAGCAGGATGGACGCAATGTAAAGCAAAATCGACAGTTCGTACAACGGCGCCACAACCATCCCACCTTACAGCTGCCACGATGGGCGGGCCGCTTCCGCTTGCTGCCGGTCGTTCCGCACGGTTTCTTCCCGTTTCATCCCTTGCTGCTGCGCTTTCACCGCATCTTCGATATTAAAAATTTTCATAAACAGCTCGAGTGCTTCCTCGGCATTCGGGCCGGCGGCAAGCTCTTTCGCCTGCAAAATCGGGTCGCGGAGCAGCTGGTTAATAATGCTTTTCGTATGCTTATTCAACACTTTCCAGTCGCGCTCCGACAAGTGCGGCAATTTCCGCTCCAAACTTTTCATCGTTTCCGCCTGAATGGCGAGCGCTTTTTCACGCAGCGCCGCAATAACCGGCACGACTCCGAGCGTCTGCAGCCATTGGCTGAACGCAACGAGTTCGGCCTCCATCATCGTTTCAATGCGGGCCGCTGCCTTTTGCCGCTCGGCCAAATTGGCGGCCACCACATCTTGCAAATCGTCAATATCATACAAAAAGACCGTCTCCAACTCGGCCAACGCCGGATCCAAATCGCGCGGCACCGCAATGTCAACCATAAAAAGCGGACGGCCTTTGCGCATTTTCTCAAGCGGCGCCACCATTTCCTTCGTCAACATGTAGCCTTTTGCCCCGGTCGAGCTGATGACGATATCGGCTTCCAGAAGCGCACACGACAGCTCGCTGAGCGGTTTTGCCTCGCCGGCGAACTGCTTGGCGAGCTGCTTCGCTTTTTCGAGCGTCCGGTTGACGACTGTGACTTTGCCAACGCCGCTGCCATACAAGTTTTGCGCCGCCAACGCACCCATTTTGCCAGCGCCGATGATCAACACATGCTTATCCGCCAGACGGCCGAAAATTTTCTTTGCCAGCTCAACGGCTGCATAGCTGACCGATACCGCATGCGCGCCGATGCCTGTTTCTGAATGGGCGCGCTTGGCGAACGTCACCGCCTGTTTAAACAGATGGTTGAAAATCGTGCCAGTCGTCCCAATCTCTTGGGCGAGCAAATAGCTGTCTTTCACTTGTCCTAAAATTTGCGTTTCCCCGAGCACCATCGAATCTAAGCCGGCGGCGACGCGGAACAAATGGCCAACGGCCGCCTCCCCTTCAAAGACAAGCAAATACGGAGCGATCGCTTCCGCCTCAAGGCCAAACCATTCAGCCAAAAACGCCTTAATATAGTAACGGCCGGTATGCGGTTGATCGACGACCGCGTAAATTTCCGTCCGGTTGCATGTCGACACGATGACGTTTTCGAGCACACTTTTTTGCTTGGCGAGCCGCCGCATCGCCTCTCCAAGCTCTGCCTCGCCAAACGCCAGCTTTTCACGAATTTCTACAGGGGCGGTTTTGTAATTCACGCCGACAACGATGACTTGCACAATGCCATCCCCCCTTTTAGCCAAATCCCTTCTACTATTATATCATGGCTGTCAGTCATTCCAGTTTGAAAAAATTGTGAACATCCGTCGAAAGCTATGATAAACTGTATACAGTGACCATTCTACCATAAACATGTCTATATGGGAAACGGGGGACATATGACCATGAAACAAAAAGCCGCTTTCTCCGGCATTCTGTTCATCGGCCTTGGGCTGTATTTCCTCGCCGGGCAACTGTCAATCCCGTTTTTGCGCCTTTTTCAAGGCTGGCCGGCTTTGCTTGCCATTTGCGGCGCCGCCCTGCTCGGCCAAGCGTATTCCGCGCGCGAATACCAGTATGTCTTCCCTGGCTTCCTTTTGCTCGGCTTCGGCGTCGAACTGCTGCTCGTTGAGGCGTTTCCGTCCTGGCCGCACGGGATGAACGTGTTTTTTTTCATTACGGCGCTTGCCTTTTTGGCCAGCAGCCGCAAGCAAAAAGGCGGGGCCGGCTTCGGCGTCTTTTTTTTCTTTCTCGCCGTTGTACTGACGTTTTCCGGCCGCGGCCAGCCGCTCTTTCAACTGTTGCAGACCGGGCTTTCTTCAGTCTGGACATTTTGGCCGCTCGGGCTGATCGCCGTTGGAGTGTATGTGCTATGGGCCAAACGGAAGTAAGCAGGCGAAAAAGCGGTTTCCGCCAACAGAACGGCCAGCCCGCGGGCGGAAAAGGCTGGTGAAGAACAATAGACTCGCTGAATTTGTCAACATCGCACGAAAATGACGTTATAGCGCCGCCAAGCGGTTCAACCCGAAAAAACCGTTTGGGGAGACCGTGTCTCCCCTCCGTCATCAGCCTTCTAAAAAGGCGTCCCGCTCCAAAAAACGGGACGCCTTTTTTCCATCATCCAGCTAAAAACGGCATGATCGCTGCCCATGCTTCCTCTTTTCCTTGTCCGGTCTCGGCGGAGAACAAAATGAGCGGGTCGCCGTCTGCTATGTTCAGCGTTTCACGCGCGATTTTCGCATGCTTTGCCTGCTTGCCGCGCGGCACTTTGTCCGCTTTCGTGGCGATGACGACGACCGGAATGTCATAATGCTTCAAAAACTCGTACATCATCACATCGTCTTTTGTCGGCGGGTGGCGCAAGTCAACGAGCAAGAGCGCCGCCTGGAGCGTCTGGCGCGTCGTAAAATATGTTTCCATCATCTTCCCCCATTTTTGCCGCTCCTGCTTTGAAACGCGGGCAAAGCCGTAGCCGGGCACGTCGACGAAGTAAAACGAATCGTTAATCAAATAAAAGTTCAACGTCTGCGTTTTGCCCGGCTTCGATGAGGTGCGTGCCAAGTTTTTCCGGTTGATCATTTTGTTGATGAACGACGATTTTCCGACGTTTGAGCGGCCGGCGAGCGCCACTTCCGGCCGCCCGCCGTCCGGATATTGCTCCGGTTTGACAGCGCTGATCACGAGTTCCGCTTTCGTCACGTTCACCGTTTCCACCCCACAAGCGCATGCGGCAGCACCTCATCGAGATGGGAGACGAGCACAAAGCGCAAGTCGCGCTTCACCGTTTCCGGAATGTCCGCTAAATCTTTTTCATTGTCTTTTGGCAAAATGACCGTTTTCAGCCCGGCACGGTGGGCGCTTAACGTTTTCTCTTTCAAGCCGCCGATCGCAAGCACCCTGCCGCGCAGCGTGATTTCCCCAGTCATGCCGACAAAGCGGCTCACCGGCTTGCCCGTCAGCGCGGAAATGAGTGCGGTGGCGATCGTAATGCCTGCAGACGGCCCGTCTTTTGGCACCGCACCCTCCGGGACATGGATATGGATATCGTACATTTCATGGAATTTCGGATCGATGCCGAGTTCCTCAGCGCGCGATCGAACATAACTGAACGCCGCCTGCGCCGATTCTTTCATCACATCGCCGAGTTTTCCGGTCAACACAAGTTTGCCGTTACCTTTCGCGAGCGACACCTCAATGGCGAGCGTATCGCCGCCAAACGCGGTGTACGCAAGACCGGTCGCCACGCCGATCTGGTCCTCCGCTTCCGCCTGTCCATAGCGGTATTTTCGTTTTCCTAAAAATTCTTCGAGATTGTTTTCTGTGATGACGACCCGTTTTTTCTCACCGGAGACAATGAGGCGGGCCGCCTTCCGGCAAATCGCCGCCAACTGTCGCTCCAGCTCCCGCACTCCAGCTTCGCGCGTATAATGGCGGATGATGGCAAGCATCGCATCATCGCGCACTTGCAGCGCCGCTTTTTTCAAGCCGTGCTCATCGAGCTGCTTCGGCAGCAAATGCCGCTTCGCAATATGGAGCTTTTCAACTTCGGTATAGCCCGGAATCTCGATCACTTCCATCCGGTCCAACAGCGGCTGCGGAATCGCCGCCAAATAGTTGGCAGTCGCAATAAACATTACCTTCGACAAATCGTACGGCTCTTCAATATAATGGTCGCTGAACGCATGGTTTTGTTCGGGATCGAGCACCTCGAGCATAGCGGCCGACGGATCGCCGCGAAAATCGCTTGACATTTTATCGATTTCATCGAGCAAAAAAACCGGGTTGATCGTGCCCGCCTTTCTCATTCCTTGAATGATGCGGCCCGGCATCGCCCCCACGTATGTGCGGCGATGGCCGCGAATTTCCGATTCGTCGCGCACGCCGCCGAGCGACATGCGGACAAAGCGACGGCCGAGCGCTTTGGCGATCGAGCGGGCAAGCGACGTTTTGCCGACCCCCGGCGGTCCGGCAAGGCAAAGAATCGGACCTTTTAACGATTTCGTCAGCTGTTGCACCGACAAAAACTCGAGCACCCGCTCTTTCACCTTATCGAGTCCGTAATGTTCCTCATTTAAAATGGCTTCCGCCCGCTTAATATCGTGAATGTCTTCTGTCTCCTTCGACCACGGCAAGGCGAGAAGCCAATCCAAGTAGTTGCGGATGACCGCGCTTTCCGCCGATGTCGCCGGGATTTTTTCATACCGGTCAAGCTCTTTGAGAGCCGTTTCTTTCACATGTTCAGGCATGCCGGCCGCCTCAATTTTTTCTTTCAACTCTTCCACTTCGCCCGTTTTTCCTTCTTTTTCGCCGAGCTCTTTTTGGATGGCTTTCATTTGTTCGCGCAAATAATATTCTTTTTGCGTCCGCTCCATCGATTGCTTGACGCGGGCGCTGATCTTTTTCTCGAGCTGAAGCACTTCTTTTTCGTTGTGCAAAATTTGAATGATTTTATTGAGGCGCTCTTTCACGTCGATCGTTTCCAAAATGCGCTGCTTTTCCTCGAGTTTGAGCGGCAAATGCGAGGCGATGATGTCGGCCATGCGTCCCGGCTCGTCAATGTCGACGATCGACGCGTAAATATCGGCCGACAGCCGTTTCGACAAGTTTATGTACTGCTCAAAGTATTCGAGCATCGTCCGCTTGAGCGCCTCATCTTCCAAGTCTTTCACCGACCGGTCGGCAAACTTCTCAAACTTGACCGAAAAATACGGCTCCTCGCTGACGACTTCAGTGATAAGCGCCCGCGCGATGCCTTCCACAAGCACGCGGAACGTGCCGTTCGGCAATTTGAGCAGCTGCTTGACGCGCGCGATCGTCCCCATTTTATACAAGTCGTCCATGTCTGGATCGTCGACGGCGACATCTTTTTGCGACGTCAGCAAAATCATATGATCCTCCACCATCGCCTGTTCGAGCGCTTTGACCGATTTCTCGCGCCCGACGTCCAAATGGAGCACCATCGTCGGAAACACGAGCAGCCCCCGCAGCGGCAAAAGCGGAACGACCGTCTCCTTTTTCTTTCCGTTCACGCCGAACACCTCCATCTCTCGCTTCTATTCGTTTATTGTATAGTACGGCAGCGGGGTTTGTAAAATTTGACGTTTGCAGGCAAACAAAAACCGACTTCGGCGGCGATTCGCCGGCGCCGAAGCCGTACATGGACCACCTAAAAAACAGCCGCTTTCTATTCGCCATCAACCCTCCGTTGGCGCGTTGCCTTTATACAAGCTTTTTCCCTGGACGGTCGGCCGCCGCCGGCAAAAAGGCAGGCCCGCGGCGAAGCGCCTCCTCGCCGAACACGTGCATCAGCGCTTCTTCAAGACGGCGGACAGCAATAATTTGAATGCCGCTCACTTCCCGCAGCAGCGACTGCATGTTCTCAAGCGGAATTATCACCTTTTTCGCCCCCGCTTGTTTTGCCGCTTTGATTTTGGCAAATACACCGCCGACCGGTTTGACATAACCGCGGATGCTGATTTCCCCCGTCATCGCGATCGTATGATCAACCGGCAGCTGGTAAATGGCTGAATAAATGCCAACGGCGATCGCCACCCCGGCTGAAGGGCCGTCAACCGGCGCGCCGCCCGGAAAGTTGACATGAATGTCGTAACGGTCGGCCGGCACCCCCATCGCCCGCAGCACGGTGATGACGTTTTCTGCTGAACCGCGCGCCATGCTTTTGCGGCGCACCGATTTTTCGGCGCTGCCGATGCTCTCTTCCTCAATAATGCCCGTGACGTTGATCGTCCCTTTTCCTTTCGCCGGCAAGGCTGTCACTTCAATTTCAAGAAGCGCGCCGGTGTTCGGGCCGTACACGGCAAGGCCATTGACGACGCCGACCGCCGGGGCGGACGCAATTTTCTTTTCATAGCGCGGAGCCATTTGGCTTGAATGAATGACCCATTCAATGTCTTTATCCAAAATTTTGTCACGGTTTTCCGTAATGGCAAGACCGGCGGCGATTTGCATCATGTTCACCGCCTCCCGCCCATTGCGCGCATAGGCGGCAAGCAGGCGGATTCCGCTTTCTGACACGTTCAGGCGGATTTTTTCCGCCGCCTTTTTGGCGATTAAGGCGATCTCGTCTTGATCGAGTTCACGGAAAAACACTTCCAAACAACGGGAGCGGATAGCCGGGGGAATTTCGTTCGGCGTGCGCGTCGTCGCCCCGACAAGACGGAAATCGGCTGGCAGCCCGTTTTGAAAAATATCGTGAATATGGCTTGGGATTTGCGGGTTTTCTTTGCTGTAATAGGCGCTTTCAAAAAACACTTTCCGATCCTCGAGCACTTTTAGCAGCTTGTTCATTTGGATCGGGTGAAGTTCGCCGATTTCGTCGATAAACAACACGCCGCCATGGGCGTTCGTCACCGCCCCTTGCTTCGGCTGGGGAATGCCCGCTTGGCCCATCGCCCCGGCCCCTTGGTAAATCGGATCGTGCACCGAACCGATGAGCGGATCGGCAATGCCGCGCTCGTCAAAACGCGCCGTCGTCGCATCGAGCTCGACGAACACCGCATTTTTTTTGAACGGAGAAAGCGGGTTTTTTTTCGCTTCTTCCAACACGAGCCGGGCGGCTGCCGTTTTGCCGACGCCAGGCGGGCCGTAAATGATGACATGCTGCGGATTCGGCCCACATAGCGCGGCTTTCAGCGCCTTAATGCCGTCTTCCTGGCCGACGATATCGTCAAAACTTTTCGGCCTCACCTTTTCAGCAAGCGGTTCGGTAAGGGAAATGGACCGCAGTTTACGGAGCTGCTCCATCTCTTTGCGCGACTCTTTATCGATGGATACTTTTTGCACGCGCTGTCCTTTTAACAAGTTCCAAAAGTAAAGGCCGATAATGACGCCGAAAAACAGCTGAATGACAAGCACGATGTTTGTCCAGTCCATGCCCCGACATCCTCCTGACTTCGATTTAGTATGTAGTATGATAGTATCCCCGCGAACTGGCGGGAATAAACAAAAAAGCGCCGGCCGGCGCCCGGGGCATGGCGCCGGCCAAAAAAAGAAACCGCCGTTTATGGCGGTTTCTTGATTAAGCGGATGTTTTCCGTTCATGCTCAATGACCGTGCCGTCGTGACGGATGAGTTTCGGCGGTTTTGTGCCGCGCACGGTATCGAGCGTAATGATGCATTTTTGCACATCTTCGCGCGATGGAAGCTCAAACATGACATCGAGCATAATTCCTTCGATGATCGAACGGAGGCCGCGCGCACCCGTTTTCCGTTCGATCGCTCTTTTCGCGATTTCCCGGAGCGCCGCTTCTTCAAACTCGAGTTCAACGCCGTCAAGCTCCAGCATTTTTTGGTATTGTTTCACGATCGCGTTTTTCGGCTTCGTCAAAATATCGATCAACGCCTGTTCGTCAAGCGGCTCAAGCGTCGTAATGACCGGCAGACGGCCGATGAACTCCGGAATAAGCCCGAACTTGAGCAAGTCTTCCGGCAGCACTTTCGACAGCAAGTTTTTCTCATCAACATCGGCTTGGTTCATTTCCGCACCGAATCCGATCACTTTTTTGCCGAGGCGGCGCTTAATGATCGGCTCGATGCCATCAAACGCCCCGCCGCAAATGAACAAAATGTTCGTTGTGTCGATTTGGATGAACTCCTGATGCGGATGTTTGCGGCCGCCCTGCGGTGGAACGCTGGCGATCGTTCCCTCCAAAATTTTGAGCAGCGCCTGTTGCACCCCTTCACCGGAAACATCGCGGGTGATGGAAGGGTTTTCCGATTTGCGGGCGATTTTATCGATTTCATCGATATAAATAATGCCTTTTTCTGCCCGTTCCACATCATAATCGGCCGCTTGGATGAGCTTCAGCAAAATGTTTTCGACGTCCTCGCCGACATAGCCTGCCTCCGTGAGCGATGTCGCATCGGCGATGGCAAACGGCACGTTTAAAATGCGCGCCAATGTTTGCGCCAACAGCGTTTTCCCGCTCCCGGTCGGCCCGATCATCAAAATGTTGCTTTTCGACAGCTCGACATCATCGATTTTGCTGCCGGAATTGATCCGTTTATAATGGTTGTAAACCGCAACGGCGAGCGATTTTTTCGCCTCATCTTGGCCGATGACGTATTCATCTAAAATTTCCCTGATCTCCATCGGCTTCGGCACGTCTTTAAATTCAAATTCTTCCTCGTTTCCAAGCTCTTCCTCGACGATCTCCGTGCACAATTCAATGCATTCATCACAAATGTAAACGCCCGGGCCGGCGACGAGCTTGCGCACTTGGTCTTGCGTTTTGCCGCAAAACGAACACTTTAGCTGCCCTTTTTCATCATTAAATTTAAACATGTCATTCACCCCTTGCTAACAAAATCGCACCTGCGTTATGTATCATGTCTCGCCATCCCATGTTGCAAAAAACTTATGTATTCGCTATTTTACCATACATGCGTCAAAAAAAGCGAATGAAAAACCTGTAATGTATTAGAAAAGTTTGAAAAATTACCTCCAGGCGCCAATGACTGAGATAAAGAACAAGGCACGAACGTCTCGCGCCTTGTTCCTTCTACCTTTATTATTATGCCGCAACCGTGCTGTGCTCCACAAGAAAATCGATCGTTTTCCGCCATTTTAAATCTTCTTTGACGCCATCCAAGCTGCCGAGCAGCTCTTTTAACTTGTCCACGCTCAAGTTGTAGGCTTCCGCCATTTTTTGGAGTTCTTCCTCCACCTCTTCATCGGTTACCTCGATGTTTTCTGCTTTGGCGATCGCTTCGAGCGTCAAGGCCGCACGCACCCGTTTTTCGGCGTCTTCTTTCATTTGCTCACGCAGCGCCGCTTCATCCTGACCTGAGAATTGATAGTACAGCTGCAAGTTCAGCCCTTGCATTTGCAGTCGTTGATCAAATTCGCGAAGCATCCGGTCCGTCTCGTTTTGCACCATGACAGCCGGAATATCGATTTCCGCATTGGCTGCCGCTTTTTCGACGACCGCATTGCGCAACGCCGTTTCCGCTTCATTCTTTTTCGCTTCTTCCAGACGGGCGCGGATTTTCGCTTTCAGTTCGTCAAGCGTTTCAACTTCTTCATCGACGTCTTTCGCAAACTCGTCGTCCAAAGCCGGCAATTGCTTCGCTTTCACTTCATGCACTTTCACTTTGAACGTCGCCGGTTTGCCAGCCAGCTGCTCAGCGTGGTATTCTTCCGGGAACGTCACTTGAATTTCTTTTTCTTCGCCGGCTTTCATACCGACAAGCTGTTCTTCAAACCCCGGGATAAAGGTGCCTGAACCGATTTCGAGCGAATAGTTTTCCGCCTTGCCACCTTCAAACGGTTCACCGTCGACAAATCCCTCGAAATCGATGACGGCCGTATCGCCGTTTTCCACCGTTCCGTCTTCTTTCACGACGAGTTCGGCGTAATTTTCTTGCAGGCGTTTCAGCTCGTTTTCGACGTCTTCATCCGTTACCGTCGCATCCATTTTTTCCACTTCAAGCCCTTTGTATTGGCCGAGCTTCACTTCCGGTTTTACCGTCACTTTCGCTTTAAAAATCAGGCTTTTCCCTTTTTCCATTTGCTCAATGTCGATTTCCGGCATCGACACTGGTTCAATGCCTGCTTCTTCGACCGCTTTCGCATACGCTTCCGGCAGCAAAATATCGAGCGCGTCTTGATAGAGCGCCTCAACGCCAAACCGTTTTTCAAACAGGACGCGCGGCACTTTCCCTTTGCGGAAGCCCGGCAGCGCAATATTTTTCACCACTTTTTTAAATGCGGCATCCAAGCCTTTGTTCACTTGCTCGGCGTCGACTTCAACCGTCAATACGCCCTCATTTCCTTCGAGCTTTTCCCATTTGACTGACATACTGTTCCCTCCAACTAAAATCATTGCGCGGATCCATCATGCCATCCGCTTGTCCATTATCCTCTTATTATGCTCTGATTATGTAGCAAGTATGCGAAAACAGATACATAGCACAGCCATTATATTATAACATATGAAAGCCATGTTTCAACATCGAACCCTCTATTTAAAAAAAGGAAAGTTTCTCTACCTCGTGCAACTTTTTGCAAAGTTCCGCCATCTCCGCTTCTGTGACACCGTAGCGAGCCGCCACGTCATTCGTTTCGACGTCGATGCCTTGAAACCGGCTCGCCATCCAGTGAAGGGCAGCCATCCATGCCTCGGCATTGGCGGGCTCCGGTGGAAACGGATATAAGATGTAGGCATAACGGAGCCAAATTTCCGCCGCTGTCTCATATAGGCTCGGGCTGTCTGCAGAAAGCCGCTGTTCCAGCAGGCGAAGCAACATGGAAGCAAACTCCGTCTCCGTCTGCTCGTTTAGCGCGGATGGCACCACGTCAATGCGGCGGCCGAATTTTTCGACCGTCACCGCTTCGTCGACCCGTTTGACGGTCAGCAGGCGAAGCAGCATCGTTTTGGCCATCGGGCTTTTGTCCGGCTCGCGCAAATATTGCTTAAGCAGCGGCAATACGGGGCTGATTTCTTCTTTTTCCAACTGCTTGATAAGCTGCATTTGCTCGGCGATGTCTCCTGACTCAAGCAGCCGCTTAGCCTGTTTCCATTCGGCAGGCGGCAGCGGGCGAGCGCTCATTTTTTCGCTGAAGCGGAGAAGCTGGCGAAGCTGTCCGCGCAGCGAAACGGAAAGCGAAGGACGCTGCAAAGCGGCGCGAATGGCTGCTTCCGCTTCGCTGTACCGGTTCGTCTGCAACAAAAGCGCAATATACATCTGCAACAGTTCGCTGTTGTCCGGCTGTTCCTCAAGCAAAGCCGCCAAGCGCCATTCGGCTTCGTCGTGCTCCCCGAGCTCGTAGCAGCAAACAGCGAGCCCGAGCCGAACCGGAAAGCTGCTGTCGCCGAGCTGCTCGGCGGCGCGCAAAAAGCGGAACGCTTCCTTGTACCGCTTCGCCTCAAGCGCCATAAACGCTTCTTCGATCAGCCGTTCCTTTGTTTGTGGAAACATAATGATTTTTCCTTTTTTTTCGTTTCCCATCTTCGCCCGCTCCTATTTTCATTTACTACAAGTGT
This genomic window contains:
- a CDS encoding uroporphyrinogen-III synthase, coding for MPESPLAGKTVLVTRGQEQAAPFSAKLRAAGAVPVEIPFIAIRPAAAPEDIAAAAERLDCYRWLIFTSANAVRFFCPHIASPAPVPDIAVVGRKTAAALAEFGFSPALMPDDFTAEQLAAALAPRLRHRDRVLFVKGDLARPTLPEALREAGALVDELTVYRTVPDASGRERLLALLCERKIDVITLMSPSAVHSLVRLLGSNAPTLLEGVTIACIGPVTKRAAVQEGITVHICPTDYTTDGMIKAMEQYFSVEGR
- the hemC gene encoding Porphobilinogen deaminase, with the protein product MRNIVVGSRRSKLALTQTNWVIAELKRLGAPFTFEVKEIVTKGDRVLDITLSKVGGKGLFVKEIEHELLTGGIDMAVHSMKDMPAVLPDGLVIGSVPRREDARDVLVSKGKRTLSDLPPGAVVGTSSLRRSAQLLAYRPDLTVKWVRGNIDTRLAKLENEDYDAIVLAAAGLARMGWSDEVISDYLSPDICVPAVGQGALAVECREDDEELREWLHRLNDERTERAVRAERAFLQQMEGGCQVPIAGYAEVQGETVRLTALVASPDGNEMYKEIVAGVDPEAVGRQAAAMLSEQGAKALIERVKKGLDHNA
- a CDS encoding ABC-type uncharacterized transport system, permease component, with translation MAPLYELSILLYIASILLYFIDFLQQNRKANETAFWLLSVVWLLQTLVFAFRIIETKRFPILTMSEGLYFYAWLLITLSLVINRLLRVDFIVFFTNVLAFFILAIHTFVPSSQSPAIAERLVSELLIIHITLALGAYAAFSLSFIFSVLYMLQYSLLKRKKWGARLWRMADLAKLDFLSYVLNLLGLPMLLLGLILGVIWAYIQIDHFHWYDAKVLGSFVVLLVYGIYFYKRVVRQMQGKAIALWNIGSFLFLLVNFFLFGSLSKFHFWYA
- the hemA gene encoding Glutamyl-tRNA reductase: MQVIVVGVNYKTAPVEIREKLAFGEAELGEAMRRLAKQKSVLENVIVSTCNRTEIYAVVDQPHTGRYYIKAFLAEWFGLEAEAIAPYLLVFEGEAAVGHLFRVAAGLDSMVLGETQILGQVKDSYLLAQEIGTTGTIFNHLFKQAVTFAKRAHSETGIGAHAVSVSYAAVELAKKIFGRLADKHVLIIGAGKMGALAAQNLYGSGVGKVTVVNRTLEKAKQLAKQFAGEAKPLSELSCALLEADIVISSTGAKGYMLTKEMVAPLEKMRKGRPLFMVDIAVPRDLDPALAELETVFLYDIDDLQDVVAANLAERQKAAARIETMMEAELVAFSQWLQTLGVVPVIAALREKALAIQAETMKSLERKLPHLSERDWKVLNKHTKSIINQLLRDPILQAKELAAGPNAEEALELFMKIFNIEDAVKAQQQGMKREETVRNDRQQAEAARPSWQL
- the engB gene encoding Probable GTP-binding protein EngB; this encodes MNVTKAELVISAVKPEQYPDGGRPEVALAGRSNVGKSSFINKMINRKNLARTSSKPGKTQTLNFYLINDSFYFVDVPGYGFARVSKQERQKWGKMMETYFTTRQTLQAALLLVDLRHPPTKDDVMMYEFLKHYDIPVVVIATKADKVPRGKQAKHAKIARETLNIADGDPLILFSAETGQGKEEAWAAIMPFLAG
- the lon1 gene encoding Lon protease 1; protein product: MNGKKKETVVPLLPLRGLLVFPTMVLHLDVGREKSVKALEQAMVEDHMILLTSQKDVAVDDPDMDDLYKMGTIARVKQLLKLPNGTFRVLVEGIARALITEVVSEEPYFSVKFEKFADRSVKDLEDEALKRTMLEYFEQYINLSKRLSADIYASIVDIDEPGRMADIIASHLPLKLEEKQRILETIDVKERLNKIIQILHNEKEVLQLEKKISARVKQSMERTQKEYYLREQMKAIQKELGEKEGKTGEVEELKEKIEAAGMPEHVKETALKELDRYEKIPATSAESAVIRNYLDWLLALPWSKETEDIHDIKRAEAILNEEHYGLDKVKERVLEFLSVQQLTKSLKGPILCLAGPPGVGKTSLARSIAKALGRRFVRMSLGGVRDESEIRGHRRTYVGAMPGRIIQGMRKAGTINPVFLLDEIDKMSSDFRGDPSAAMLEVLDPEQNHAFSDHYIEEPYDLSKVMFIATANYLAAIPQPLLDRMEVIEIPGYTEVEKLHIAKRHLLPKQLDEHGLKKAALQVRDDAMLAIIRHYTREAGVRELERQLAAICRKAARLIVSGEKKRVVITENNLEEFLGKRKYRYGQAEAEDQIGVATGLAYTAFGGDTLAIEVSLAKGNGKLVLTGKLGDVMKESAQAAFSYVRSRAEELGIDPKFHEMYDIHIHVPEGAVPKDGPSAGITIATALISALTGKPVSRFVGMTGEITLRGRVLAIGGLKEKTLSAHRAGLKTVILPKDNEKDLADIPETVKRDLRFVLVSHLDEVLPHALVGWKR